CTTCGAAATAGAAATATACTTCCATACGGCGATCGTGTGTATGCGCCGGCATGGTATTCCAGGTATTACCTGGTTTCAGTTCTGTCATCCCCATCTGCAACTGGCAGGTAGGTAATACAGAATTCACCAGCAGCTTGTTAATGGTGCGGTGATTGGAAGTTTCCTGAGCCCCCAATACCACTACATCTGCCTCTTTGCGGGTGATGTGGCGGGTCGGATAATTCATGTGGGCAGGCGTGGAATTGATGTAAAAAAGGGCGGGCTCTGCAGCATTTTTACTTGCAAAGATCACCTCCTGTTTACCTTTTCCAATGTATAAAGCTTCCTTGTAGTCTATGGAGAATACTTCCCCATCTACTGTTACAGTACCTGCGCCACCTGTGTTAATGATGCCCAGTTCCCGGCGTTCCAGGAAATAAGCTGCTTTCAGGGGATCTACTGTTTCCAGTTTCACCGCCTTTTTTACCGGCATAACGCCTCCGGTAATAAAACGGTCATAATGACTGTACACCAGGCGGATGGCATCCGCTTCAAATAAAGGTGTGATCAGTAAAGCTTGTCTTGCCTGTGCCGTATCCCAGGATTTAGCTTCCTGTGGGCTGCTGGCGTATCTGGTTTCTATAGACGTGCTCATCAAAGTGGATTTATAAAATGCCTGTTCAGTTAAAAGATATAAACAAAAATATAATAACGCTGGAAAGGTAATATGAAAACATGAATATTGCAAACGTTTGCATGATATTGCTATAAAACGGTCAAATCTACGTAGGAAAAGGAATCTAACCGTAGTTATGAGCTGGTGTTTATTTAACTTTGCAGTTGGTTAATATCCAATCAAAAATCAAGATTTTAGTATTAAACCAGCGTCTGCAAATGCGCTATTTTAGCAAGATCATGAACACGTATCTTCAGATTCATCCGAAAGACAATGTGCTGGTAGCATTACAAGACTTACCGGCAGGGCAGCAAATACAGTTCAACGGCTCAACAGTACAACTGAAGCAGAACGTTCCCGCTAAACATAAATTCCCTCTGAAAAGCCTGCAGCCCGGAGATTCCGTGGTAATGTACGGCGTTTTAGTTGGTAAAGCTGTATCTCCTATCCAGGAAGGCGAACCCATCACCGTGAACAATGTTCACCATGATGCGAATGCTTTTCATGAAAAGGACGGCAATTACCAATGGCATCAGCCTGATGTTAGTCACTGGAAAAACAGGACCTTTAATGGTTTTCACCGGAAAGACGGGCAGGTAGGTACAAGGAATTACTGGCTCGTAATACCAATGGTATTCTGCGAGAACAGGAATGTTGGCGTTATCAAAACTGCATTCGAAAAGGGGCTTGGTTTTGCTCCTACAGAAGTTTACAATGAGCAGGTGAACGACCTTGTGCGCCTGTACAAAAGCGGCGACCTGGACGCTATTAAGAATTACGCACCGGAAACGATCACGCATTCTTCCAACCGCAACCCGGTATTTCAGAATATTGATGGTATCAAATTCCTCATACATGAAGGAGGTTGTGGCGGTACCCGTCAGGATTCAGATGCACTCTGTGCATTACTGGCAGGATACATCCACCATCCGAATGTGGCAGGCGCTACCATCCTGAGCCTTGGCTGCCAGCATGCGCAGGTTTCTATCCTGCAGGCGGCACTGAAAAAACTGGACCCTGAATTTGATAAACCATTGCTGGTGTATGAACAACAAACCAGTGATTCTGAATTCAGGATGTTATCCAATGCCATCAAGGATACTTTCCTTGCCCTGGTAGAAGCTAACAAAATAGAACGCAAACCCGCACCGCTCTCTAAAGTGGTGATAGGTTTGGAATGTGGTGGTTCAGATGGTTTCTCCGGCATCTCCGCCAATCCCGCCATCGGGCATACTTCAGATATGCTGATCGCACTGGGTGGTACTTCCATTCTTTCCGAGTTCCCTGAACTTTGCGGTGTGGAACAGGAGCTGATCAACCGTTGCGAGAAAGAAGAAACAGCTGATAAGTTTATCTCTATCATGCGCGCTTACGCTAATTCAGCAGAAGCAGTAGGTTCCGGTTTTGATATGAACCCTTCACCCGGTAATATCAAAGACGGGCTTATTACCGATGCTATCAAATCTGCCGGAGCGGCCAAGAAAGGTGGTAACTCTCCTGTAACAGATGTACTGGATTATACGGAATATGTGAAGCGGCCAGGGTTAAACCTGCTCTGCACACCCGGTAACGATGTGGAATCCACTTCAGCAGAAGTTGGTTCAGGTGCCTCAGTAGTATTATTCACCACAGGATTGGGAACACCAACCGGTAACCCGATTGCACCTGTTGTGAAACTGGCTACCAATAGCAGGCTCGCTAAACGTATGCCGGACATCATAGACATAGATACCGGCAGTATTATCAGCGGTGCAAAAAGTATTGAAGCAATGGGAGAAGACATTCTTGAGTATGTGGTGAAAGTAGCGAGCGGAGAGATTTTCACAAAAGCGGAGATCTTACACCAGGATGATTTCATTCCATGG
This DNA window, taken from Chitinophaga niabensis, encodes the following:
- a CDS encoding UxaA family hydrolase translates to MNTYLQIHPKDNVLVALQDLPAGQQIQFNGSTVQLKQNVPAKHKFPLKSLQPGDSVVMYGVLVGKAVSPIQEGEPITVNNVHHDANAFHEKDGNYQWHQPDVSHWKNRTFNGFHRKDGQVGTRNYWLVIPMVFCENRNVGVIKTAFEKGLGFAPTEVYNEQVNDLVRLYKSGDLDAIKNYAPETITHSSNRNPVFQNIDGIKFLIHEGGCGGTRQDSDALCALLAGYIHHPNVAGATILSLGCQHAQVSILQAALKKLDPEFDKPLLVYEQQTSDSEFRMLSNAIKDTFLALVEANKIERKPAPLSKVVIGLECGGSDGFSGISANPAIGHTSDMLIALGGTSILSEFPELCGVEQELINRCEKEETADKFISIMRAYANSAEAVGSGFDMNPSPGNIKDGLITDAIKSAGAAKKGGNSPVTDVLDYTEYVKRPGLNLLCTPGNDVESTSAEVGSGASVVLFTTGLGTPTGNPIAPVVKLATNSRLAKRMPDIIDIDTGSIISGAKSIEAMGEDILEYVVKVASGEIFTKAEILHQDDFIPWKRGVSL
- the kduI gene encoding 5-dehydro-4-deoxy-D-glucuronate isomerase — encoded protein: MSTSIETRYASSPQEAKSWDTAQARQALLITPLFEADAIRLVYSHYDRFITGGVMPVKKAVKLETVDPLKAAYFLERRELGIINTGGAGTVTVDGEVFSIDYKEALYIGKGKQEVIFASKNAAEPALFYINSTPAHMNYPTRHITRKEADVVVLGAQETSNHRTINKLLVNSVLPTCQLQMGMTELKPGNTWNTMPAHTHDRRMEVYFYFEVPQGQSVCHFWGQPQETRHIWMQNNEAVISPPWSIHSGAGTSNYTFIWGMAGENLDYGDMDHCAIPDLR